Proteins encoded by one window of Cucurbita pepo subsp. pepo cultivar mu-cu-16 chromosome LG14, ASM280686v2, whole genome shotgun sequence:
- the LOC111810749 gene encoding annexin D2-like yields the protein MATIKVPEHVPSPAEDCEQLRKAFKGWGTNEGLIISILAHRNAAQRSLIRKTYAEMHGEDLLKELDKELSSDFERIVLLWTLEPADRDAFMVNEATKRSTSNNLVIVEVACTRSPLELFKARQAYHARFKRSLEEDVAYHTSGDIRKLLVPLISSLRYEGDEVNQSIAKSEAKILHEKIANKEYNHDELIRILTTRSKAQLLTTFNLYNNEYGNAINKDLKVDPKDEYLKLLRTTIKSLIFPERHFSKILRLAINKLGTDEWALARVVATRAEIDMERIKEEYFRRNSIPLDRDIAKDTSGDYERMLLALIGHVDA from the exons ATGGCGACCATCAAAGTTCCGGAGCATGTTCCTTCTCCTGCCGAAGACTGTGAGCAGCTTCGCAAAGCTTTCAAAG GATGGGGAACGAACGAGGGCTTGATCATATCGATTTTGGCCCATAGAAATGCAGCTCAAAGAAGTTTAATTCGGAAAACCTATGCTGAGATGCATGGTGAAGATCTTCTTAAAGAACTAGACAAGGAACTTTCGAGTGATTTTGAG CGAATTGTACTTTTGTGGACATTGGAACCTGCAGATCGTGATGCATTTATGGTTAATGAAGCAACAAAGAGGTCAACCTCAAACAATTTGGTTATTGTGGAAGTAGCTTGCACTCGATCACCACTCGAACTATTCAAGGCGAGGCAGGCCTATCATGCCCGTTTCAAGAGATCTCTTGAAGAAGATGTTGCATATCATACATCTGGAGATATCCGCAAG CTTTTGGTCCCTCTGATTAGCTCCCTCCGATACGAGGGAGATGAGGTGAATCAATCCATAGCAAAATCAGAGGCGAAAATACTCCATGAGAAGATAGCAAATAAGGAATACAATCATGACGAACTAATTAGAATCCTAACGACAAGGAGCAAAGCGCAATTACTTACAACATTTAACCTCTACAATAACGAGTATGGCAATGCCATCAACAAG GATTTGAAGGTCGATCCCAAAGATGAGTACCTTAAGTTACTGAGAACAACCATCAAGTCTTTGATCTTCCCAGAAAGACACTTTTCCAAAATCCTTCGATTGGCAATCAATAAGTTGGGGACGGATGAGTGGGCACTTGCAAGGGTCGTTGCTACTCGAGCTGAAATCGACATGGAGCGCATCAAAGAAGAATATTTTCGCAGGAACAGCATTCCTCTGGATCGTGACATCGCCAAAGACACTTCTGGGGACTACGAGAGAATGCTTCTTGCGTTGATTGGACATGTTGATGCCTGA
- the LOC111810310 gene encoding oxidation resistance protein 1 translates to MGKQQSLRSKAVHLVSDITTVLLNPISDKPSARTSAHPHHHHHSPEDASDLKDNSDLGSASEQGSEFSDDGPDTSSFTAFLYSLLSSSESRENLNSDERSDNQAVAASQPMNNAAKETVTKKSLFSRGKQSLGRAFHHAARITGYRNQERKSDVEMKVNDAKFSGIEMMEKPNVIEVASSVDDVPDASEPSLLLSEKSRTILYASLPALVQGRKWLLLYSTWRHGISLSTLYRRSMLWSGLSLLVVGDRKGAVFGGLVEAPLKPSSKKKYQGTNNTFVFTSIPGHPVIYRPTGENYYFTLCSPDFLAIGGGSHFALYLDNDLLNGSSSTSETYGNPCLANTEEFEVKEVELWGFVYTSQYEEMLALSRTEAPGICRW, encoded by the exons ATGGGTAAGCAACAATCCTTGCGCAGCAAAGCAGTTCATCTTGTCTCCGATATTACCACCGTTCTTCTCAACCCAATTTCTGATAAACCTTCCGCGAGAACCTCTGCTcatcctcatcatcatcatcattcgCCT gagGATGCGAGCGACCTTAAAGACAACAGTGATCTAGGGTCAGCTAGTGAACAGGGTTCTGAATTTTCAGATGATGGCCCTGATACATCTTCATTTACTGCATTCCTGTATTCCCTCTTGTCGTCCTCAGAATCGCGGGAAAATTTGAACTCCGATGAACGCAGTGATAATCAGGCTGTGGCAGCCAGTCAGCCAATGAACAATGCTGCGAAAGAAACTGTTACGAAGAAGAGCTTGTTTTCTAGGGGGAAACAATCACTTGGTAGAGCTTTTCATCATGCTGCAAGAATCACTGGCTACCGAAACCAGGAGCGGAAGAGTGATGTTGAGATGAAAGTTAATGATGCTAAATTTTCTGGAATTGAGATGATGGAGAAGCCAAATGTAATCGAGGTTGCTTCATCAGTTGACGATGTCCCTGATGCATCTGAACCTTCACTGCTCCTTTCGGAAAAAAGTAGAACTATTCTTTATGCTTCCCTTCCAGCTCTAGTTCAGGGGAGGAAATGGCTATTGCTATACAG TACATGGAGGCATGGGATATCGCTTTCAACTCTATATAGGAGAAGCATGCTTTGGTCTGGGCTCAGTTTGCTG GTTGTCGGGGACCGTAAAGGTGCTGTATTTGGCGGTTTGGTGGAAGCACCGCTAAAACCGAGCAGCAAGAAAAAGTATCAG GGAACAAATAATACTTTTGTGTTCACAAGTATACCTGGCCATCCTGTGATTTATCGCCCCACAG GTGAAAATTACTATTTCACATTGTGCTCACCGGACTTCTTAGCCATTGGCGGTGGCAGCCATTTTGCACTCTATTTGGACAACGACCT ATTGAATGGATCAAGTTCGACATCGGAGACGTACGGAAATCCTTGTCTTGCAAATACTGAAGAATTTGAAGTGAAGGAAGTCGAG TTATGGGGCTTTGTATACACCTCACAGTATGAAGAAATGCTTGCTTTGAGCCGAACTGAAGCACCCGGGATTTGTCGTTGGTGA